In one Micromonospora polyrhachis genomic region, the following are encoded:
- a CDS encoding lipopolysaccharide biosynthesis protein — MNAVPTARAERRASALIRAGALSMLALVAVGVTRLVHGSLTSRATDQATYGLVGIMLAASMIASLLLPGGLSSGIAKFVAFHRGAGDVAGAWAAHRFLSRLGLASSVGLGVLSALLVGQLHQLDLLDAISLALLTTTYSLYTLDKAAMYGHGLVAQYARIELGTSLLAIGSTVIVIITGQSAYLLPLCLGYGSFAVLCRRQIRRHRRAEGVTEQGSFDRRQVLTFTILGSIGTLASAGFLQATQLLAGHFAAPAEVAFLAATVALIAPLYFLPRAMALVLFPAMAGAHGSGDRSAVRQQVDASTRGLAVAMTPVFLVGLLAAPLILGLYGGSEYSDGANVLRLMLCASYFGILQVPSVNALASGAPAQARIPVLSAVVGCLAGLSVVIATAGPLGAAGVAVGYLVGTAITALIPVVVVWRIHQLTWAGVLTRCVMLIGAGALITELDPLRSWSWSAAGITGVVLVVALVVLWGDLRRLLSLLRQGRTPLADQDPDPQTGPPALKGVAP; from the coding sequence GTGAACGCCGTACCGACGGCACGTGCCGAACGCCGCGCTTCCGCCCTCATCCGGGCCGGCGCTCTGTCGATGCTCGCGTTGGTGGCGGTCGGCGTCACCCGGCTCGTCCATGGCTCCCTCACCAGCCGGGCCACCGACCAGGCAACCTACGGTCTGGTCGGCATCATGCTGGCCGCCAGCATGATTGCCAGCCTGCTACTGCCCGGCGGCCTCTCCAGCGGCATCGCCAAGTTCGTCGCGTTCCATCGCGGCGCGGGCGACGTGGCGGGGGCCTGGGCGGCACACCGCTTCCTGTCCCGGCTGGGACTGGCCTCATCGGTCGGTCTCGGCGTGCTCAGCGCCCTCCTGGTGGGACAACTCCACCAACTCGACCTACTCGATGCCATATCACTGGCACTCCTGACCACCACCTACTCGCTCTACACCCTCGACAAGGCCGCCATGTACGGACATGGCCTCGTTGCCCAGTACGCCCGGATCGAACTTGGCACGTCCCTGTTGGCCATCGGCAGCACCGTAATCGTGATCATCACCGGGCAGAGCGCCTACCTCCTGCCACTGTGCCTGGGCTACGGATCGTTCGCCGTACTGTGCCGTCGTCAGATACGCCGTCACCGCCGGGCGGAAGGAGTTACCGAGCAAGGCTCCTTCGATCGCCGACAGGTGCTGACGTTCACCATCCTCGGCAGCATCGGGACTCTCGCGAGCGCCGGATTCCTCCAGGCGACCCAGCTTCTGGCGGGACATTTCGCCGCGCCGGCCGAGGTGGCTTTCCTCGCGGCGACGGTCGCCCTGATCGCACCTCTGTACTTCCTGCCGAGAGCCATGGCGCTGGTGCTATTCCCGGCGATGGCCGGGGCGCACGGGTCGGGTGACCGCTCGGCGGTACGACAGCAGGTGGATGCCTCGACCCGGGGCCTCGCCGTCGCGATGACACCCGTGTTCCTGGTGGGCCTCCTGGCGGCACCGCTCATCCTCGGCCTCTACGGCGGCAGCGAATACTCCGACGGCGCGAACGTACTCCGCCTCATGCTCTGCGCCTCCTACTTCGGCATCCTGCAGGTGCCCTCGGTCAACGCCCTGGCCAGCGGGGCACCCGCCCAGGCACGGATACCGGTCCTCTCCGCCGTCGTCGGCTGCCTTGCTGGTCTCAGCGTCGTGATCGCCACCGCTGGTCCCCTGGGTGCCGCCGGTGTCGCCGTCGGCTACCTCGTGGGAACAGCGATCACCGCGCTCATTCCCGTCGTCGTGGTCTGGCGGATCCATCAGCTGACATGGGCAGGCGTCCTCACACGTTGCGTCATGCTGATAGGCGCGGGTGCCCTGATCACCGAACTCGATCCGCTGCGCAGCTGGTCGTGGTCGGCAGCGGGAATTACCGGCGTCGTCCTCGTAGTGGCCCTGGTGGTGCTCTGGGGCGATCTGCGCCGGCTACTCTCGCTGCTGCGGCAGGGCCGCACGCCACTCGCCGACCAGGATCCCGACCCGCAGACCGGGCCACCAGCTCTCAAGGGAGTAGCTCCGTGA
- a CDS encoding glycosyltransferase: MTEALGARPSALPPARPLRILAVTNLWPENGSYRGIFVQRQVSALRALGHHVDVEVIAQSRGKQDYFTAAPRVRQRARQGNYDIVHVHYGMAAPAARLTGHPATVLSLYGSDINVPRQRLMTKLGWGTSRARIYVSRRLAETAGDPDGHVIPNGVNFEFFQPGDRLTIRRELGITPTAKVVLFAADPARPVKRYDLFRDVLTELRRRDDSAQELILHAEGQSQADLVRKFDAADVLLFTSQRGCEGSPTVIKEAAAMGLPVVSVDVGDVAEILDGVRPSAVVRYPAGPIEGVAHTRLVTELADRAEEILTAGRRADGRERVSWLDERLVAQRITDVYHTVLTS; encoded by the coding sequence GTGACCGAAGCCCTCGGCGCCCGACCATCGGCGCTGCCTCCGGCCCGTCCACTCCGTATCCTGGCGGTCACCAACCTGTGGCCTGAGAATGGCAGCTATCGCGGCATCTTCGTGCAGCGTCAGGTCTCTGCCCTGCGGGCGCTCGGACACCATGTCGACGTGGAGGTGATCGCCCAGTCCCGGGGCAAGCAGGACTACTTCACCGCCGCTCCCCGGGTCCGGCAGCGGGCACGACAGGGCAACTACGACATCGTGCACGTGCACTACGGCATGGCCGCACCAGCGGCCCGACTGACCGGGCATCCGGCCACGGTGCTGTCGCTGTACGGCAGCGACATCAACGTCCCACGTCAGCGCCTGATGACCAAGCTGGGCTGGGGCACCAGTCGGGCCCGCATCTACGTCTCCCGCCGCCTCGCCGAGACGGCCGGGGATCCCGACGGACACGTCATCCCCAACGGAGTGAACTTCGAGTTCTTCCAACCGGGTGACCGGCTCACCATCCGGCGGGAACTTGGCATCACCCCCACCGCCAAGGTCGTGCTCTTCGCCGCCGATCCGGCCCGTCCGGTCAAGAGATACGACCTGTTCCGTGACGTCCTCACCGAGCTACGACGACGGGACGACTCGGCGCAGGAGCTGATCCTGCACGCCGAGGGCCAGTCGCAGGCCGACCTGGTGCGCAAGTTCGACGCCGCCGACGTCCTGCTCTTCACCTCGCAGCGAGGCTGCGAAGGCTCACCCACCGTCATCAAGGAGGCGGCCGCGATGGGCCTTCCGGTCGTCTCGGTGGACGTCGGAGACGTCGCGGAGATCCTGGACGGCGTACGGCCGAGCGCCGTGGTCCGGTACCCGGCGGGCCCCATCGAGGGCGTGGCGCACACCCGGCTGGTGACGGAACTGGCCGATCGCGCAGAGGAGATCCTCACCGCTGGCCGGCGCGCCGACGGACGCGAGCGGGTCTCCTGGCTGGACGAACGTCTCGTCGCACAGCGAATCACCGACGTCTACCACACGGTGCTCACTTCGTGA
- a CDS encoding glycosyltransferase family 2 protein has product MTYRPTSASSQSPDGRPAELSDFDRDPSLDAAGGPVVHRQAVGQEESGASVTPTFSVCIAVRDRPMLLVQAVNSVLRGAFGDFEIVVVDDGSAVPVQEALAEAGLLADQRIRLVRQRPSGISAARNAALRVARGRYITVLDSDDELTSDGLGRINDFLTGTGAAWIYTDYEEVVGQGGSRVIRLPTYRTARRMLWSVMLRPRLPFKHSGMSVDRVLLQRLGGYDEQIPIKVDVELLLRVLSSGIQPQHLPYPVVRFHRHGGNISRRRLAGLSVWYRVIRKYSRPRVPGLAFLAVAVRVLSELGKWLVTSVGR; this is encoded by the coding sequence ATGACTTATCGTCCGACGTCCGCTTCGAGTCAGTCGCCGGATGGAAGACCTGCCGAACTCTCCGACTTCGACAGGGATCCGTCTCTCGACGCTGCCGGTGGTCCGGTGGTCCACCGGCAAGCAGTCGGGCAGGAGGAGTCCGGTGCCTCCGTGACTCCCACGTTCTCGGTTTGTATCGCGGTGCGAGACCGTCCCATGCTGCTGGTCCAGGCAGTCAACAGTGTGCTTCGCGGGGCGTTTGGTGACTTTGAGATCGTGGTGGTGGACGACGGCTCCGCAGTGCCGGTCCAAGAGGCGTTGGCCGAGGCGGGGCTCTTGGCCGACCAGCGCATCCGGTTGGTTCGTCAGCGTCCGTCCGGGATCAGTGCCGCGCGAAACGCAGCGCTCAGGGTGGCCCGGGGCCGGTACATCACCGTGCTCGACTCGGACGACGAACTCACTTCGGACGGTCTTGGCCGCATCAACGACTTCCTGACCGGCACTGGAGCCGCTTGGATCTACACCGACTATGAGGAGGTCGTCGGGCAGGGCGGTAGCCGAGTCATCAGACTGCCCACATATCGGACGGCGCGGAGAATGCTCTGGTCGGTGATGCTGCGACCGCGGCTACCGTTCAAGCATTCCGGCATGTCGGTCGACCGGGTCCTCCTGCAACGGCTCGGAGGCTACGACGAGCAGATCCCGATCAAGGTTGACGTCGAGTTGCTCCTCCGCGTACTCAGCAGCGGTATTCAGCCACAACATCTCCCATATCCGGTCGTCAGGTTTCACCGGCACGGCGGGAACATCAGTCGACGCCGGCTGGCGGGCCTTTCGGTGTGGTACCGGGTCATCCGGAAGTACAGCCGACCCCGGGTTCCGGGGCTCGCGTTCCTTGCCGTCGCGGTTCGCGTCCTTAGTGAACTCGGCAAGTGGCTGGTGACCTCGGTCGGCCGATGA
- a CDS encoding O-antigen ligase family protein, producing MLLVHVLFETWAQVMTGPTSEDPRVNLETAAQWPKTLKSGLYLLLAALTVGKVAADRLWHRFRTGADLALLVLGLVMVLAGVLNDSSLTLMGEALFVYFRGVLIFYALRAADIDEVMVRRLLLVVGALVGLNVLVAVVQMVVGEPAYSVLGWVDLTWAEQSRAQGLLSHPNHLGHVLGLALLGFIAWAAVNDRIRFVWWLVASVVALALSATQSRESLLGVLVAGVLVAILVPRGARRVLGVCLILLVCTMAQIVARPDNRAEWERRIGNVVAGVYNPAGSERSPQGTPTGAASRPAQSTPTGAASRPAQGTQPTPTAPKTSAGAVEPKPTARSSPTGAGSPSPTPAREIRVLYLQQVVDILPRQPLLGFGIGQFGGVVAQKNNPDWHKNPKLGPEGFNRYGFQAVQIDSFWLHLVMEVGILGLVVFLAWLVLIVWPLASPLLRARRPVPRPSNAAAMLWGVTAVVFAGVAAFLSPAFEDPLLPALLWAIVGIAWWARRSDREPEVLVGAANTASADPVSDPSGDPDTDSRMRSTEGTQAVLRGVRRPVPPD from the coding sequence GTGCTTTTGGTGCATGTGCTCTTCGAGACGTGGGCACAGGTCATGACCGGCCCTACGAGCGAGGATCCGCGGGTCAATCTGGAGACGGCTGCCCAGTGGCCTAAGACGCTGAAGTCCGGCCTCTATCTACTCCTAGCTGCACTCACCGTCGGGAAGGTCGCCGCCGACCGGCTGTGGCACCGGTTTCGGACCGGGGCCGATCTGGCTCTCCTCGTGCTCGGTCTGGTCATGGTGCTCGCCGGTGTGCTGAACGATTCCTCCCTCACACTGATGGGCGAGGCGCTCTTCGTCTACTTTCGTGGCGTACTCATCTTCTACGCCCTCCGTGCAGCGGACATCGATGAGGTCATGGTCCGCCGGCTGCTACTCGTGGTGGGTGCGCTGGTCGGGCTGAATGTACTGGTGGCCGTGGTGCAGATGGTGGTGGGAGAGCCTGCCTACTCCGTTCTCGGCTGGGTGGACCTGACCTGGGCCGAGCAGAGCCGGGCACAGGGGCTTCTGTCCCATCCGAATCACCTCGGCCACGTCTTGGGTCTCGCCCTGCTCGGGTTCATCGCGTGGGCGGCGGTCAACGATCGGATCCGGTTCGTCTGGTGGTTGGTTGCCAGCGTGGTCGCGCTCGCGCTCTCCGCGACCCAGTCGCGGGAATCCCTGCTGGGTGTGCTGGTCGCCGGTGTGCTGGTCGCGATACTGGTGCCCCGGGGCGCGCGTCGGGTGCTCGGTGTCTGTCTCATCCTCCTCGTCTGCACAATGGCGCAGATCGTTGCCCGACCCGACAACCGCGCGGAGTGGGAACGGCGGATCGGTAACGTCGTGGCCGGTGTTTACAATCCGGCTGGTAGCGAGCGCAGTCCGCAGGGTACGCCAACAGGTGCTGCGAGTAGGCCCGCGCAGAGCACGCCAACAGGTGCTGCGAGTAGGCCCGCGCAGGGTACCCAGCCGACGCCGACCGCCCCGAAGACAAGCGCTGGCGCGGTCGAGCCTAAGCCGACGGCTCGATCCTCGCCCACCGGTGCCGGCAGCCCCTCGCCTACCCCGGCCCGCGAGATCCGGGTGTTGTACCTGCAACAGGTGGTCGACATTCTGCCTCGCCAACCGTTGCTCGGATTCGGCATTGGCCAGTTCGGCGGCGTCGTCGCCCAGAAGAACAATCCGGACTGGCACAAGAACCCGAAGCTGGGTCCCGAAGGCTTCAACCGCTACGGCTTCCAGGCTGTTCAGATCGATTCCTTCTGGCTGCATCTCGTCATGGAGGTGGGGATCCTCGGGCTGGTGGTGTTTCTTGCCTGGCTCGTGCTGATCGTGTGGCCCCTGGCGTCTCCGTTGTTGCGGGCTCGCAGACCGGTGCCGCGCCCGTCCAACGCCGCCGCGATGCTCTGGGGCGTCACCGCAGTGGTGTTCGCCGGGGTCGCGGCGTTCCTGTCGCCGGCCTTTGAGGATCCGCTGTTGCCGGCGTTGCTCTGGGCGATCGTTGGTATCGCCTGGTGGGCGCGGCGTAGCGACAGGGAACCCGAAGTTCTCGTCGGCGCTGCCAACACGGCGTCAGCGGACCCGGTCAGTGACCCTTCCGGCGACCCGGACACCGATTCTCGGATGCGGTCGACTGAGGGGACCCAAGCCGTGCTGCGGGGAGTCCGACGACCTGTGCCACCGGACTGA
- a CDS encoding trypsin-like peptidase domain-containing protein, translating to MTASPWTPPVQAERPASAPPHDPFSAPVRRIQPSSPPKRSNGLWVAIAALVLVLVATSGGLVFWLSSGTEEPAEPSVGSSAFPTTGLPGPNLKPWALFPPNGPEERSLATAAPSLVFIEAVFTGYLRNRATKAPVRTTPITFSRRCSGFVVTTGGHVLTSSSCVYPSAETTRQIALDAVARMLVREGTLAPGQVDNYIKTNLEKTEFTGIDPGSAPTSQMYGQMNDAKGNLVGDPAIPAELVKARPAETGNIALIKLARENLPVVELSGSAEVKEGSSLLVVGFGTDDTDFRTAAYTPRPKLVTVTGTARRGDASMYRINDDVGANSHGGFAIDPSGRVAGMVDQDLARPDRANRVVLPAAGLLDLLTEAGVKNELGASDRAYRDGLDAYFTGRHSSAVSQLEKAAAESPANLLAQAYRQIAVERQNSADDSSGRPIWPVVLLGGVGGILIVGLVVLIVLMLRRRR from the coding sequence GTGACGGCCTCGCCGTGGACGCCGCCGGTGCAGGCCGAGCGTCCCGCAAGCGCCCCGCCGCACGATCCGTTCTCCGCGCCTGTCAGGCGAATCCAGCCTTCGTCCCCGCCCAAGCGGAGCAACGGGCTTTGGGTCGCGATCGCGGCACTCGTCCTGGTGCTCGTGGCCACCAGCGGTGGGTTGGTGTTCTGGCTCAGCTCTGGAACGGAGGAACCGGCGGAGCCAAGCGTCGGCAGTTCGGCCTTCCCGACAACCGGCCTACCGGGTCCCAATTTGAAGCCGTGGGCACTGTTTCCGCCGAATGGTCCGGAGGAACGCTCACTGGCGACCGCAGCTCCGTCACTGGTCTTCATCGAGGCGGTGTTCACCGGTTATCTGAGGAACCGTGCAACCAAGGCACCGGTGCGCACGACGCCGATCACCTTCAGCCGCCGGTGCAGCGGGTTCGTGGTGACGACGGGTGGGCATGTGCTCACCAGTAGCTCCTGCGTGTATCCGTCGGCGGAGACCACCCGTCAGATCGCACTCGACGCGGTCGCCCGAATGCTCGTGCGGGAAGGGACACTCGCCCCCGGGCAGGTCGACAACTACATCAAGACCAATCTTGAGAAGACCGAGTTCACCGGGATCGACCCGGGCTCGGCGCCCACCAGCCAGATGTACGGCCAGATGAACGATGCCAAGGGCAACCTCGTCGGAGATCCGGCCATTCCGGCGGAGCTCGTCAAGGCGCGCCCTGCGGAGACCGGGAACATCGCGTTGATCAAACTTGCCCGAGAGAACCTTCCGGTTGTGGAGCTGAGCGGCTCGGCCGAGGTCAAGGAGGGCAGCTCCCTGCTGGTCGTTGGATTCGGCACTGACGACACCGATTTCCGTACCGCCGCCTACACCCCGCGGCCGAAGCTGGTGACGGTCACCGGCACAGCCCGGCGCGGCGACGCGTCGATGTACCGGATCAACGACGATGTCGGCGCCAACTCCCACGGAGGATTTGCCATCGACCCGAGTGGTCGGGTTGCCGGCATGGTGGATCAGGACCTGGCTCGGCCCGACCGGGCGAATCGCGTGGTGCTGCCGGCCGCCGGCCTGCTCGACCTACTGACTGAGGCGGGCGTGAAGAACGAACTTGGCGCCTCGGACAGGGCGTACCGTGACGGCCTCGACGCCTACTTCACCGGCCGGCACTCGTCCGCCGTTTCCCAACTGGAGAAGGCCGCTGCGGAATCGCCTGCCAACCTGCTGGCGCAGGCGTACCGCCAGATCGCAGTCGAGCGCCAGAACTCGGCGGACGATTCGTCGGGTCGACCGATTTGGCCGGTTGTTCTACTGGGTGGAGTTGGCGGAATACTGATCGTTGGACTCGTTGTGCTTATCGTGCTGATGTTGCGGCGACGTCGCTGA
- a CDS encoding MurR/RpiR family transcriptional regulator — MNEGAALASADRVLDLFHGVRLTPTQRRIAHFLVQHAATATYLSAAEVAELAQVSQPSVTRFATALGYDGYPALRRRLRELSTGGAGTTGRTGNELQRAVQAERENLDRLAEQLADREPITAAGALLAASRPLPVLGLRAAAPLAAYFAYFAAKVHPDVRVLDDGGSQLTDRLEQAGAAGASALLAFLLPRYPRETLDALGEARAAGFSIVAITDSPVSPATEYADIVLPAAVGAHLVFDLHTAPMALAMVVLQAICDAAPSDTQRRLEEFELSAARRQLFVS, encoded by the coding sequence ATGAATGAGGGCGCTGCCTTGGCCTCCGCCGACCGGGTACTCGACCTGTTCCACGGCGTCCGGCTCACGCCAACGCAGCGGCGGATCGCGCACTTCCTGGTGCAGCACGCAGCCACTGCGACGTACCTCTCCGCCGCCGAGGTGGCGGAACTGGCCCAGGTGAGCCAGCCCTCGGTGACCCGGTTCGCGACGGCACTCGGCTACGACGGCTACCCCGCCCTGCGTCGTCGGCTACGCGAACTCAGCACCGGCGGCGCCGGCACGACCGGGCGGACCGGTAACGAGTTGCAGCGGGCGGTCCAGGCGGAGCGCGAGAACCTGGACCGGCTGGCCGAGCAGTTGGCCGACCGCGAACCCATCACCGCCGCCGGTGCGCTGCTGGCCGCGAGCCGCCCCCTGCCGGTACTCGGACTGCGTGCCGCCGCGCCGCTGGCCGCGTACTTCGCGTACTTCGCCGCCAAGGTTCATCCGGACGTCCGGGTGCTCGACGACGGGGGCAGCCAGCTCACCGACCGGCTCGAACAAGCTGGCGCGGCGGGGGCGAGTGCCCTGCTGGCGTTCCTGTTGCCCCGCTACCCCCGGGAGACGCTCGACGCGCTGGGCGAGGCGCGGGCCGCCGGGTTCTCCATCGTCGCGATCACCGACTCCCCGGTGAGCCCAGCGACGGAGTACGCCGACATCGTGCTGCCCGCGGCGGTCGGCGCACACCTCGTCTTCGACCTGCACACCGCTCCGATGGCGCTGGCGATGGTGGTGCTCCAGGCCATCTGTGACGCGGCACCGTCGGACACCCAGCGACGACTGGAGGAGTTCGAACTCTCCGCCGCCCGCCGACAACTGTTCGTCAGCTGA
- the hutU gene encoding urocanate hydratase, with translation MPEPIRAPRGTGRTAQGWPQEAALRMLMNNLDPEVAERPDDLVVYGGTGRAARDWPSYHALVRTLRELKDDETMLVQSGRPVGVLRTHEWAPRVLLANSNLVGDWATWPEFRRLEQLGLTMYGQMTAGSWIYIGTQGILQGTYETFAAVAAKLAGKRGAGQQWSNDTLAGTLTLTAGCGGMGGAQPLAVTMNGGACLVVDVDPSRLARRVQTRYLDTVADSLDEAVALAVAAKQERRALSVGVVGNAATIFPELLRRGVGIDIVTDQTSAHDPLSYLPEGVELADAAEYAASKPAEFTDRARASMAKHVEAMVGFLDAGAEVFDYGNSIRGEAQLGGYDRAFDFPGFVPAYIRPLFCEGRGPFRWAALSGDPADIAATDRAVLDLFPENESLARWIRLAGERVAFQGLPARICWLGYGERDRAGVRFNEMVASGELSAPVVIGRDHLDCGSVASPYRETEAMADGSDAIADWPLLNALVNTASGASWVSLHHGGGVGIGRSIHAGQVCVADGSALAGQKIERVLTNDPAMGVIRHVDAGYDTARGVADATGVHIPMPQA, from the coding sequence ATGCCCGAGCCGATCCGCGCCCCTCGGGGCACCGGACGTACCGCCCAGGGTTGGCCGCAGGAGGCCGCCCTGCGCATGCTGATGAACAACCTCGACCCGGAGGTGGCCGAGCGCCCGGACGACCTGGTCGTCTACGGCGGGACCGGACGGGCCGCCCGGGACTGGCCGTCGTACCACGCGCTGGTCCGTACGCTGCGCGAGCTCAAGGACGACGAGACGATGCTGGTGCAGTCCGGCCGCCCGGTCGGCGTACTGCGTACCCACGAGTGGGCCCCCCGGGTGCTGCTGGCCAACTCCAACCTGGTCGGTGACTGGGCCACCTGGCCGGAGTTCCGCCGCCTCGAACAGCTCGGCCTCACCATGTACGGCCAGATGACCGCCGGCTCGTGGATCTACATCGGCACCCAGGGCATCCTCCAGGGCACCTACGAGACCTTCGCCGCCGTCGCCGCCAAGCTCGCCGGCAAACGTGGTGCCGGGCAGCAGTGGAGCAACGACACACTCGCCGGAACGCTGACCCTGACCGCCGGCTGCGGTGGGATGGGCGGGGCACAGCCGCTGGCCGTCACCATGAACGGTGGGGCGTGCCTGGTCGTCGACGTCGACCCGAGCCGGCTGGCCCGTCGGGTGCAGACCCGCTACCTGGACACGGTCGCCGACTCGCTGGACGAGGCGGTGGCGCTGGCGGTCGCGGCGAAACAGGAGCGCCGAGCCCTCTCCGTCGGTGTGGTCGGCAACGCCGCCACCATCTTCCCCGAGCTGCTGCGCCGGGGCGTCGGCATCGACATCGTGACCGACCAGACCAGCGCCCACGACCCGCTGTCGTACCTGCCGGAGGGGGTGGAGTTGGCCGACGCGGCGGAGTACGCGGCCAGCAAGCCGGCCGAGTTCACCGACCGGGCCCGCGCCTCGATGGCCAAGCACGTCGAGGCGATGGTCGGCTTCCTGGACGCGGGTGCCGAGGTGTTCGACTACGGCAACTCGATCCGGGGCGAGGCACAGCTCGGCGGCTACGACCGGGCGTTCGACTTCCCAGGATTCGTACCCGCCTACATCCGACCGCTGTTCTGCGAGGGTAGGGGTCCGTTCCGCTGGGCGGCGCTCTCCGGCGACCCGGCCGACATCGCGGCCACCGACCGGGCCGTACTCGACCTGTTCCCGGAGAACGAGTCGCTGGCCCGGTGGATCCGACTGGCCGGTGAGCGGGTCGCCTTCCAGGGCCTGCCGGCCCGGATCTGCTGGCTCGGCTACGGCGAGCGGGACCGCGCCGGGGTGCGGTTCAACGAGATGGTCGCCTCCGGCGAGCTGTCCGCCCCGGTGGTGATCGGTCGGGACCACCTGGACTGCGGCAGCGTGGCCAGCCCGTACCGGGAGACCGAGGCGATGGCCGACGGCTCGGACGCGATCGCCGACTGGCCGCTACTCAACGCGCTGGTCAACACCGCGTCCGGGGCGTCCTGGGTGTCCCTCCACCACGGCGGCGGGGTAGGCATCGGCCGCTCCATCCACGCCGGCCAGGTCTGCGTGGCCGACGGCAGCGCGCTGGCCGGGCAGAAGATCGAACGAGTGCTCACCAACGATCCAGCCATGGGCGTCATCCGGCACGTCGACGCCGGCTACGACACCGCCCGCGGCGTCGCCGACGCCACCGGCGTCCACATCCCC